Below is a window of Bombus pyrosoma isolate SC7728 linkage group LG14, ASM1482585v1, whole genome shotgun sequence DNA.
TACATAATTTTTTCCCATTGGTagctattataaatttgtcaacttTAAGATTTATTGCCCGTTTTtctgaaattgaaatgtagACAATATGAAAATCTGttctatattcatttatacaattttatgtaatatagtTTATCACTTACTTTTTATTCCATAACTTTTACGTACTAAATGATTCTTAGaacatttataaacaattcCTCCAATTGTAATTAgttccattttattatttctgtaaaattttttataaaaaaattattattattattaatttaatttttaggataaaattatagaagctatctaaaacttaaaaaaatgttatatcttttatacatacattttagATACATATACAGTCTTTTTTTGACCAAGGCTTGCATCTTCTTTTGCATTCGTGGTTTTTGATGCTGTTCGATCtattctgtatttatttattttaggtTTTATAACTGGTGATTTCACtaagttaatattttcattaattgaCTGTTGCGAAACATTTGTTATCTTTGTTTTCATAACTTTTTGAGGTGCaggttttacattttttactattGAATTTGAGGTTCTTTTGATCTTACATAGTTCTACTTGAGAAGTACTGAAGGATTTTCTTGACCCTCGCCTTACACGCAAAAGTTTTCTTTGTGATAAAACTACAATACTAGAattgttcattttcttttgATTATGAATAACCTTTGGAGAATTTGTATTCTTAACAAGTTTTAATCTTGAACAAACAGGATgggtaatattttgtattactttttctttatgTTCTGCCGGTTTAAATTGTACAGAGGAAGACAactttttgattaattttggATTAACATGTACTGATTTTTGTATAGAATTTGTACTTGTTATATTTACAGAATTACTTTGCACATTTTcattggaattaatatttttcatcattgTTGGATTAACATGTACTAAAGATTTCTTATGTAATTTTGGATTAACATATATTGCAGAATTTTGGCGATTGAAGTTTggattaatatatacattagtACTTGTTAATACATTGCATGACGTGCTACTAGATGTTCTGGACAATTGTTGGGACTTATGAAGTAAATTTATACACTTCTCAGATTTTGCAGAATTCAAAGTTTGGTTTATAACAGGTTTATCCACACAGCACAATTTATCTGATGATTTCTTCTTatgattttctattaaatctgaaaataatacatcataaacatataaatataaagtagcTTGACATATGTGTGTACACGTGTGTAGATTCAGAATATTgttgaattataatatatattattgaattatattaatatattatagatcATAAGTTATAGATCATAAATTATAGTTTACAAgtacgtatttattattagaatcaCAATGATATAAATGTTGAGATTAATAAagaagtattataaaaattgaaaatatagatacaTTAATTTGTGGCATATGagttaaaacattttaaatatatcaatatttgttATCAGCGAAAAGGTCATAATTTGTTGTTtcttattattgttttgttttgttttgtttccatATTTCGCcctaatatttatacaagtaTGGTTAATGAAATGACATAATTAACAGCATGATTTTatctttcgttaaatttattttattgtttatttgctACTACAGTTAGAATTGTACAAAATCGTAAACTTACTTGTTAAA
It encodes the following:
- the LOC122574944 gene encoding zinc finger CCCH domain-containing protein 3 isoform X3, producing MLLNMDESLIKEIHYLTNLIENHKKKSSDKLCCVDKPVINQTLNSAKSEKCINLLHKSQQLSRTSSSTSCNVLTSTNVYINPNFNRQNSAIYVNPKLHKKSLVHVNPTMMKNINSNENVQSNSVNITSTNSIQKSVHVNPKLIKKLSSSVQFKPAEHKEKVIQNITHPVCSRLKLVKNTNSPKVIHNQKKMNNSSIVVLSQRKLLRVRRGSRKSFSTSQVELCKIKRTSNSIVKNVKPAPQKVMKTKITNVSQQSINENINLVKSPVIKPKINKYRIDRTASKTTNAKEDASLGQKKTVYVSKINNKMELITIGGIVYKCSKNHLVRKSYGIKKKRAINLKVDKFIIATNGKKLCRVKSMKETSSSSSKKILNSTNAIKSPSNMSQKISYKNNISNKVKQKSIQILRNKMQKNNQPCLIFQKFGYCSNHEKGICVKRHDKKQISLCKKFLQGNCLLDKCPLSHDVGPEKMPTCKYFLEGCCTRDACPYRHIKVSSSTPICIDFLQGYCAKGSECKQRHENLCPEFEKTEKCSKEKSFWGRNNNQNTTSS
- the LOC122574944 gene encoding zinc finger CCCH domain-containing protein 3 isoform X2 produces the protein MLLNMDESLIKEIHYLTNLIENHKKKSSDKLCCVDKPVINQTLNSAKSEKCINLLHKSQQLSRTSSSTSCNVLTSTNVYINPNFNRQNSAIYVNPKLHKKSLVHVNPTMMKNINSNENVQSNSVNITSTNSIQKSVHVNPKLIKKLSSSVQFKPAEHKEKVIQNITHPVCSRLKLVKNTNSPKVIHNQKKMNNSSIVVLSQRKLLRVRRGSRKSFSTSQVELCKIKRTSNSIVKNVKPAPQKVMKTKITNVSQQSINENINLVKSPVIKPKINKYRIDRTASKTTNAKEDASLGQKKTVYVSKINNKMELITIGGIVYKCSKNHLVRKSYGIKKKRAINLKVDKFIIATNGKKLCRVKSMKETSSSSSKKILNSTNAIKSPSNMSQKISYKNNIRFLQGNCLLDKCPLSHDVGPEKMPTCKYFLEGCCTRDACPYRHIKVSSSTPICIDFLQGYCAKGSECKQRHENLCPEFEKTEKCSKGEYCPYPHKTQSPSKNQNHLKRKYNMHCSQTTVAKDTLSAENRLRYYEQAPALNKSLEKKKENIMKKINLMKNIDSVVRSNTSIEMSNNNTNSEINENSDELETVSDPKVLKRPPIGVLPAYIPID
- the LOC122574944 gene encoding zinc finger CCCH domain-containing protein 3 isoform X1, encoding MLLNMDESLIKEIHYLTNLIENHKKKSSDKLCCVDKPVINQTLNSAKSEKCINLLHKSQQLSRTSSSTSCNVLTSTNVYINPNFNRQNSAIYVNPKLHKKSLVHVNPTMMKNINSNENVQSNSVNITSTNSIQKSVHVNPKLIKKLSSSVQFKPAEHKEKVIQNITHPVCSRLKLVKNTNSPKVIHNQKKMNNSSIVVLSQRKLLRVRRGSRKSFSTSQVELCKIKRTSNSIVKNVKPAPQKVMKTKITNVSQQSINENINLVKSPVIKPKINKYRIDRTASKTTNAKEDASLGQKKTVYVSKINNKMELITIGGIVYKCSKNHLVRKSYGIKKKRAINLKVDKFIIATNGKKLCRVKSMKETSSSSSKKILNSTNAIKSPSNMSQKISYKNNISNKVKQKSIQILRNKMQKNNQPCLIFQKFGYCSNHEKGICVKRHDKKQISLCKKFLQGNCLLDKCPLSHDVGPEKMPTCKYFLEGCCTRDACPYRHIKVSSSTPICIDFLQGYCAKGSECKQRHENLCPEFEKTEKCSKGEYCPYPHKTQSPSKNQNHLKRKYNMHCSQTTVAKDTLSAENRLRYYEQAPALNKSLEKKKENIMKKINLMKNIDSVVRSNTSIEMSNNNTNSEINENSDELETVSDPKVLKRPPIGVLPAYIPID